Proteins found in one Stigmatopora nigra isolate UIUO_SnigA chromosome 15, RoL_Snig_1.1, whole genome shotgun sequence genomic segment:
- the plppr2a gene encoding phospholipid phosphatase-related protein type 2a isoform X1, whose translation MATEEKPSVKSSSSIVPCFLFVELVIMAGMVLLAYYFEFTDTFPVHIQGFFCYDKTFSKPYPGPENSSKIPPILIYSLVTAIPTLTILVGELCAFFTKAEGTQEKTIVTADCCYFNPLLRRMIRFLGVYAFGLFTTSIFANAGQVVTGNQTPHFLSACRPNYTKLGCQSNTLYITEGRACTGNPHIVMSARKSFPSKDAALCVYSAVYTVMYVTLVFKTKGTRLTKPTVSFTLLCLAMIVGVVRVAEYRNHWADVLAGFFAGGAIAVFLVTCVINNFQQMQSRPSVQLPQCHESTMGMPMVTLPCVESPVEKLSGPQNPALYSPPPLYNTFVQPF comes from the exons ATGGCAACAGAGGAAAAGCCAAGTGTGAAGAGCAGCAGCTCTATTGTCCCCTGTTTCCTGTTTGTTGAG CTTGTGATCATGGCTGGGATGGTTCTGCTGGCTTACTACTTCGAGTTCACAGACACCTTTCCCGTGCATATCCAAGGGTTCTTCTGCTATGATAAAACCTTCTCCAAGCCATACCCAGGACCAGAAAACTCCAGCAAGATTCCACCTATTCTCATCTACTCCCTTGTTACAGCAATTCCAACTCTCACG ATTCTTGTTGGAGAGTTATGTGCTTTCTTCACAAAAGCAGAGGGAACGCAGGAGAAGACCATAGTCACTGCAGATTGCTGCTATTTCAACCCCTTACTGAGACGCATGATACGTTTCTTAG GTGTCTATGCATTTGGTCTATTCACTACAAGCATCTTCGCCAATGCTGGGCAGGTGGTGACAGGAAACCAGACTCCTCACTTCCTCTCAGCATGCCGACCAAACTACACAAAGCTGGGCTGCCAATCCAACACGCTGTACATCACAGAGGGCCGGGCATGTACTGGGAATCCTCACATTGTCATGTCTGCTCGTAAATCTTTCCCGTCCAAGGACGCAGCGCTCTGTGTCTACTCTGCAGTGTACACAGTG ATGTATGTGACGCTGGTGTTCAAGACCAAAGGTACACGTCTGACAAAGCCTACCGTCAGCTTCACCTTGCTGTGTCTGGCAATGATCGTAGGCGTAGTCAGGGTGGCTGAATATCGCAACCACTGGGCTGATGTGCTGGCGGGCTTCTTCGCTGGGGGAGCTATTGCTGTTTTTCTG GTGACTTGTGTGATTAACAATTTCCAGCAAATGCAGTCTCGGCCTTCTGTACAACTACCCCAGTGCCACGAGTCAACAATGGGTATGCCCATGGTGACGCTGCCCTGTGTAGAGAGTCCAGTAGAAAAGTTAAGTGGCCCTCAG AATCCAGCACTTTACTCACCCCCTCCCCTTTACAACACCTTTGTTCAACCATTCTAA
- the plppr2a gene encoding phospholipid phosphatase-related protein type 2a isoform X2, with the protein MATEEKPSVKSSSSIVPCFLFVELVIMAGMVLLAYYFEFTDTFPVHIQGFFCYDKTFSKPYPGPENSSKIPPILIYSLVTAIPTLTILVGELCAFFTKAEGTQEKTIVTADCCYFNPLLRRMIRFLGVYAFGLFTTSIFANAGQVVTGNQTPHFLSACRPNYTKLGCQSNTLYITEGRACTGNPHIVMSARKSFPSKDAALCVYSAVYTVMYVTLVFKTKGTRLTKPTVSFTLLCLAMIVGVVRVAEYRNHWADVLAGFFAGGAIAVFLVTCVINNFQQMQSRPSVQLPQCHESTMGMPMVTLPCVESPVEKLSGPQTSPRSPFTEIT; encoded by the exons ATGGCAACAGAGGAAAAGCCAAGTGTGAAGAGCAGCAGCTCTATTGTCCCCTGTTTCCTGTTTGTTGAG CTTGTGATCATGGCTGGGATGGTTCTGCTGGCTTACTACTTCGAGTTCACAGACACCTTTCCCGTGCATATCCAAGGGTTCTTCTGCTATGATAAAACCTTCTCCAAGCCATACCCAGGACCAGAAAACTCCAGCAAGATTCCACCTATTCTCATCTACTCCCTTGTTACAGCAATTCCAACTCTCACG ATTCTTGTTGGAGAGTTATGTGCTTTCTTCACAAAAGCAGAGGGAACGCAGGAGAAGACCATAGTCACTGCAGATTGCTGCTATTTCAACCCCTTACTGAGACGCATGATACGTTTCTTAG GTGTCTATGCATTTGGTCTATTCACTACAAGCATCTTCGCCAATGCTGGGCAGGTGGTGACAGGAAACCAGACTCCTCACTTCCTCTCAGCATGCCGACCAAACTACACAAAGCTGGGCTGCCAATCCAACACGCTGTACATCACAGAGGGCCGGGCATGTACTGGGAATCCTCACATTGTCATGTCTGCTCGTAAATCTTTCCCGTCCAAGGACGCAGCGCTCTGTGTCTACTCTGCAGTGTACACAGTG ATGTATGTGACGCTGGTGTTCAAGACCAAAGGTACACGTCTGACAAAGCCTACCGTCAGCTTCACCTTGCTGTGTCTGGCAATGATCGTAGGCGTAGTCAGGGTGGCTGAATATCGCAACCACTGGGCTGATGTGCTGGCGGGCTTCTTCGCTGGGGGAGCTATTGCTGTTTTTCTG GTGACTTGTGTGATTAACAATTTCCAGCAAATGCAGTCTCGGCCTTCTGTACAACTACCCCAGTGCCACGAGTCAACAATGGGTATGCCCATGGTGACGCTGCCCTGTGTAGAGAGTCCAGTAGAAAAGTTAAGTGGCCCTCAG ACTTCACCGAGGTCTCCGTTCACTGAGATCACATGA
- the tlcd4b gene encoding TLC domain-containing protein 4-B — protein sequence MEMRELTVVAGSFVGFQLLFSVVSPVLSSAISPSYGLLPPTKHTEWNSRLVSTVHALIVGFFCLYILCFDDAVNANPVWGEPSMVKLNVAITCGYLLYDLLLLACNWRTMGDKFFVCHHLAALYAYGYVLTRGVLPYFANFRLISELSTPFVNQRWFYEALKYPRSNRMVVINGVAMAVVFFLVRIAVMPSYWVSVFATFGTKDFERLGLGAQIAWITSCVALDILNTIWMYKITRGCYKVLAIAKGQKEKGEASTYSSKKKHPNNHTD from the exons ATGGAGATGAGAGAGTTGACTGTGGTAGCTGGTAGCTTTGTGGGTTTCCAGCTACTCTTCTCTGTGGTCAGTCCTGTTCTCTCTTCAGCCATCTCACCAAGTTATGGGTTGTTGCCTCCGACTAAGCACACAGAATGGAACTCAAG GTTAGTGTCGACTGTTCACGCTCTGATTGTAGGATTCTTTTGCTTATACATCCTATGCTTCGATGACGCGGTCAACGCCAATCCTGTCTG GGGGGAACCCAGCATGGTCAAATTAAATGTAGCCATAACCTGTGGCTACCTACTGTATG ATTTGTTGCTGTTGGCATGTAATTGGAGGACTATGGGAGACAAGTTTTTCGTTTGTCACCACTTGGCGGCGCTCTATGCATATGGATATGTGTTG ACTCGTGGCGTGCTCCCATACTTTGCCAACTTCCGTCTTATTTCAGAACTATCCACGCCGTTTGTGAACCAAAG GTGGTTCTATGAAGCATTAAAATACCCCCGTTCAAATAGGATGGTGGTAATAAATGGTGTCGCAATGGCTGTGGTGTTTTTCCTGGTACGGATTGCTGTCATGCCATCCTATTGGGTAAGTGTATTTGCCACATTTGGCACCAAAGACTTTGAGCGCTTGGGTTTGGGTGCCCAGATTGCGTGGATCACCTCATGTGTAGCCTTGGATATCTTGAACACTATCTGGATGTATAAGATAACTCGAGGTTGCTACAAGGTATTGGCCATAGCGAAAGGTCAGAAAGAAAAAGGAGAGGCCTCTACTTACTCGTCCAAGAAAAAGCATCCAAACAACCAcacagactaa